In Flavobacteriales bacterium, the following are encoded in one genomic region:
- a CDS encoding MFS transporter, whose amino-acid sequence MNTLFKNYYNAFTGLSVEVWWLSLITFINRSGTMVIPFISLYLNKSLGFSLAEVGWVMTFFGIGSVIGSWIGGKLTDKIGPYLVMVLSLISSGLMFFVLQSLTSLWDFRIGILVLMILADAFRPAVFVALNQYSKPENKIRSVSLVRLAINLGFSIGPAIGGWIIHQLGYAYLFWLDGITCISAGILMIFLLSPKKSVILDEIKKMENPLSPWKDSSYLLFLLGLMFMSLVFLQYFSTVPLFYKDIAGISEDQIGLLMAFNGILIFIAEMPLVKYLENQKFSNVKMLIVGTLMVGLSLFVVLFSVHIGIIILGMALMSFGEMIAFPFSNAIALNSAKKGLQGQYMALYSITFSVGHIFGHNSGMQIIHQFGYDLTWWIMIVLIFLACGILFLYGKRQLLEE is encoded by the coding sequence ATGAATACACTTTTTAAAAATTACTATAACGCTTTCACTGGTTTATCAGTGGAAGTATGGTGGTTATCTCTCATCACCTTCATCAATAGGTCAGGAACTATGGTTATACCATTTATTTCCCTCTACCTCAATAAATCTTTAGGTTTTAGTTTAGCAGAAGTAGGGTGGGTGATGACCTTTTTTGGAATCGGATCTGTAATTGGATCTTGGATCGGTGGAAAATTAACAGACAAAATAGGTCCCTATTTAGTGATGGTTCTAAGTTTGATTAGTTCAGGGCTTATGTTTTTTGTACTTCAATCTCTTACTTCGCTTTGGGATTTTCGAATTGGAATTTTGGTTTTGATGATATTAGCAGATGCATTTCGTCCTGCCGTTTTTGTGGCTTTAAATCAATATAGTAAACCCGAAAATAAAATCCGAAGTGTCAGTTTGGTTCGCTTGGCGATTAACTTGGGGTTTTCTATTGGACCTGCAATTGGCGGTTGGATTATTCATCAATTAGGCTATGCGTATCTTTTTTGGCTTGATGGAATTACCTGTATTTCTGCAGGAATATTAATGATATTCTTATTGAGTCCCAAAAAGAGCGTCATTCTAGATGAAATCAAAAAAATGGAAAACCCTTTGTCACCTTGGAAAGATTCATCTTATCTATTGTTTCTCTTAGGTTTGATGTTTATGAGTCTTGTTTTTTTACAATATTTCTCAACAGTTCCCTTGTTTTACAAAGATATTGCGGGTATAAGTGAAGATCAAATAGGTTTATTGATGGCTTTTAATGGGATTCTGATATTTATTGCCGAAATGCCCTTAGTGAAATACCTAGAGAATCAAAAGTTTTCCAATGTTAAGATGCTCATCGTCGGAACACTTATGGTGGGGTTGAGTCTTTTTGTAGTACTTTTCTCTGTTCATATTGGTATTATTATTTTGGGAATGGCTTTGATGAGCTTTGGAGAAATGATTGCTTTTCCATTTTCTAATGCCATTGCATTAAATTCAGCAAAAAAAGGTTTGCAGGGTCAATATATGGCACTGTATAGTATTACTTTTTCAGTAGGGCATATCTTTGGTCATAATTCAGGAATGCAAATCATTCATCAGTTTGGATACGATCTCACTTGGTGGATCATGATTGTACTTATTTTCCTAGCTTGTGGTATTTTATTTCTTTATGGAAAACGTCAACTACTTGAGGAATGA
- a CDS encoding RtcB family protein: MANKMRGKDLIRIGFPKKGNSLNIALGLINRYRKKEKKETVLQEAKEVLKSPEMYINDTFWAKVAEGLTKPVEVRRHELMSTRAPFKIFGEDAIDDMAKYQLYSALKLPIAKAGALMPDGHAGYGLPIGGVLACENAVIPYGVGVDIGCRMRLSVFPIPVDYLKGKREMFERILQNHTKFGMSETHDKKMDHELFSRSEFQDIPILKQLKKKAYDQLGTSGGGNHFVEFGALSIYDETNAMNLSPGKYLALLTHSGSRGLGANVAKHYTYLAKKQCPLPKNVEHLAWLDLNTHDGKEYWLAMNLAGEYAKACHDNIHYRISKLLGTRFLASVENHHNFAWKEVHQGQELIVHRKGATPASKGAYGIIPGTMTEPGFLVRGKGNEASLNSASHGAGRKHSRSACKSKFTKSDIRKKLKTHGVSLIGGSVDEAPMAYKDIHKVMEAQTDLIEIVGKFEPKIVRMNK; this comes from the coding sequence ATGGCAAATAAAATGCGCGGGAAAGATTTGATAAGAATCGGTTTTCCCAAAAAAGGAAATAGTCTAAATATCGCTTTAGGACTTATAAACAGGTATCGTAAAAAAGAAAAAAAGGAAACGGTACTTCAAGAAGCGAAAGAAGTTTTGAAATCTCCAGAAATGTATATAAACGATACATTTTGGGCAAAAGTAGCCGAAGGATTAACAAAACCTGTAGAGGTACGCAGGCATGAGCTGATGAGTACTCGAGCTCCATTTAAAATTTTTGGAGAAGATGCCATAGACGATATGGCAAAATATCAACTGTATAGTGCCTTAAAACTACCTATTGCTAAAGCTGGAGCTTTAATGCCCGACGGACATGCAGGATATGGATTGCCTATAGGAGGTGTTTTGGCCTGCGAAAATGCGGTAATTCCTTATGGCGTAGGTGTGGATATTGGATGTAGAATGCGGTTAAGTGTTTTTCCTATTCCTGTAGATTATTTAAAAGGAAAGAGAGAGATGTTTGAAAGAATTCTACAAAATCATACCAAGTTTGGGATGAGTGAAACTCATGATAAAAAAATGGATCACGAATTATTCTCGAGATCAGAGTTTCAAGACATTCCTATCCTAAAGCAACTTAAGAAAAAAGCTTATGATCAGCTAGGTACATCAGGAGGAGGAAATCATTTTGTGGAATTTGGCGCTCTAAGTATCTACGATGAAACAAATGCAATGAATTTATCTCCAGGAAAATACTTGGCATTACTTACTCATAGTGGATCAAGAGGTTTGGGAGCTAATGTGGCAAAACACTATACATATTTGGCAAAGAAACAATGTCCATTGCCTAAAAATGTAGAACATTTAGCTTGGTTAGATCTCAATACTCATGATGGTAAAGAATATTGGCTTGCCATGAATTTGGCAGGAGAATATGCCAAAGCCTGTCATGATAATATTCATTACAGAATTAGTAAGCTCTTAGGAACAAGGTTTTTGGCTTCTGTAGAAAATCATCACAATTTTGCGTGGAAAGAAGTGCATCAAGGGCAAGAATTGATTGTCCATAGAAAAGGAGCAACTCCGGCATCCAAGGGAGCATATGGAATTATCCCAGGAACCATGACAGAACCAGGTTTTCTAGTTCGCGGAAAAGGAAATGAAGCGTCTTTAAATTCCGCTTCACACGGAGCAGGAAGAAAGCATTCGAGGTCTGCTTGTAAAAGTAAATTTACAAAAAGTGATATCCGTAAGAAATTGAAAACACATGGAGTAAGTCTTATTGGAGGTTCTGTAGATGAAGCCCCGATGGCTTATAAAGATATTCATAAAGTGATGGAAGCTCAGACGGATTTAATTGAAATCGTAGGGAAATTTGAGCCAAAAATTGTGAGAATGAATAAGTAG
- the prfH gene encoding peptide chain release factor H, whose product MKTKIWQLTAGAGPVECHWVVAQVLKVLLEDLKNNGIDYEILHKEKGALERTLKSVIIQIKGTGLSELSSKWCGTILWVGTSQYRKFHKRKNWYIACKEWGVLKEKTLRDEDLKYQAIRASGPGGQHVNKVSSAIRLKHLPTGLQVVASERRSQKMNKKLAKERLSEKLTNFEMDKLRKEVKEYWKNHQEIERGNPVRTFKGKDFKASFGKNKERKKPYKSQRQKLKNELEKIRLET is encoded by the coding sequence ATGAAAACTAAAATATGGCAATTAACTGCAGGAGCAGGTCCAGTGGAATGCCATTGGGTAGTTGCACAAGTACTCAAAGTCCTTTTGGAAGATCTTAAAAATAACGGAATAGATTATGAAATTCTTCATAAAGAAAAAGGAGCATTAGAAAGAACGCTCAAGTCGGTTATAATTCAAATAAAAGGGACAGGATTGTCGGAATTGTCTTCTAAATGGTGTGGAACCATTTTATGGGTTGGAACTTCTCAATATAGAAAATTCCATAAAAGAAAAAACTGGTATATCGCCTGCAAAGAGTGGGGTGTTTTGAAAGAAAAGACCTTACGAGATGAAGATTTAAAATACCAAGCCATCCGAGCATCTGGTCCAGGAGGACAGCATGTAAACAAAGTGAGTTCGGCAATTCGTTTAAAACATTTACCTACAGGTTTGCAGGTGGTTGCAAGCGAAAGAAGATCACAAAAAATGAATAAAAAACTGGCAAAAGAACGACTCAGTGAGAAACTCACGAATTTTGAGATGGATAAACTCCGTAAAGAAGTAAAAGAATACTGGAAAAATCATCAAGAAATAGAAAGAGGAAATCCTGTTAGAACTTTTAAAGGCAAAGATTTTAAGGCAAGTTTTGGAAAAAATAAAGAACGCAAAAAGCCTTATAAATCACAAAGACAAAAATTAAAAAATGAACTTGAGAAGATCCGCTTAGAAACTTGA
- a CDS encoding SRPBCC family protein: MGKMNIHRKIMINADKQKVHDVLVDFNTWTNWSPWLICEPEAKVEVNSAKSYYSWEGKRVGAGEMEVTEDLGDEIKYRLAFLKPFKSKANVSFRLKDINDGVEVTWTMESKMPWFMFFMKKQMEAYVGMDYERGLKMLKDFIELGTVESSLEIKPDEHFDGCTFIGIKRSTTIEEMGDMMKKDFLTLTKFAQERQLEMNTLPFSQYHKFDFVSKEVVYTAGFPVDNVPKELSGEIITGNLPAISVNKVRHKGRYEHLGNAWAAQVMMQRNKEFKPQKNYHPFEVYQNSPGDTSMSELVVDICFAKK, translated from the coding sequence ATGGGGAAAATGAATATCCACAGAAAAATTATGATTAATGCTGATAAACAAAAAGTTCACGATGTTTTAGTCGATTTTAATACTTGGACAAATTGGTCGCCGTGGCTTATCTGTGAGCCCGAAGCAAAAGTGGAAGTGAACTCAGCTAAAAGCTATTATTCTTGGGAAGGGAAAAGAGTAGGAGCAGGTGAAATGGAAGTAACCGAAGATCTAGGAGATGAAATAAAGTATCGTTTAGCATTTCTAAAGCCCTTTAAATCTAAAGCAAATGTAAGTTTTCGTTTGAAAGATATTAATGACGGAGTTGAAGTCACATGGACGATGGAAAGTAAGATGCCTTGGTTTATGTTCTTTATGAAAAAACAAATGGAAGCCTATGTTGGGATGGATTATGAAAGAGGGCTCAAAATGTTAAAAGATTTTATAGAGTTGGGTACTGTAGAAAGCTCACTCGAAATTAAGCCAGATGAACACTTTGACGGTTGTACTTTTATCGGAATTAAAAGATCGACAACTATTGAGGAAATGGGAGACATGATGAAAAAAGACTTCCTAACACTTACAAAGTTTGCACAAGAGCGTCAATTAGAGATGAACACATTGCCGTTTTCTCAGTATCACAAATTTGATTTTGTAAGTAAAGAAGTTGTTTACACAGCTGGTTTCCCAGTAGACAATGTACCAAAGGAATTGTCTGGAGAAATAATAACCGGTAATTTGCCCGCCATTTCTGTTAATAAAGTGAGGCATAAGGGACGCTACGAACATCTTGGAAATGCTTGGGCAGCACAAGTAATGATGCAAAGAAACAAGGAGTTTAAACCGCAGAAAAACTACCATCCATTTGAAGTTTATCAAAACAGTCCAGGAGACACGTCGATGTCTGAGCTTGTTGTAGATATTTGTTTTGCTAAAAAATAA
- a CDS encoding bifunctional 5,10-methylenetetrahydrofolate dehydrogenase/5,10-methenyltetrahydrofolate cyclohydrolase encodes MILLSGTQCSASIKDEIKDTCKTIQEEGKRAPKLIAILVGDDGASRTYVNAKVKACEYVGFASEILRFDANISESELIQEIQKLNQNTSVDGFIVQLPLPKHISEENVTMAIDPSKDVDGFHPQNIGEMVLGMDTFLPATPNGIVELLKRSNIETEGKNCVVVGRSNIVGTPMSILMSRNVLGGNSTVTLTHSRTKNLKQHCQNADILIVALGKAEFIKEDMVKEGAVVIDVGIHRIDDPEAPRGFRLKGDVEFAGVSKKVQAITPVPGGVGPMTIASLLQNTLKAYQKFAN; translated from the coding sequence ATGATTCTCTTAAGCGGTACCCAATGTTCTGCAAGCATCAAAGATGAAATAAAAGATACTTGTAAAACAATTCAAGAAGAAGGAAAAAGAGCACCAAAACTTATAGCCATTTTAGTGGGTGATGATGGAGCAAGTAGAACTTATGTAAATGCAAAAGTGAAGGCTTGTGAATATGTAGGTTTTGCCTCAGAAATTTTGAGATTTGATGCAAATATATCAGAGTCAGAATTGATACAAGAGATTCAAAAGTTAAACCAAAATACTTCAGTTGATGGTTTTATTGTGCAGCTTCCTTTACCTAAGCATATATCAGAAGAAAATGTCACTATGGCGATTGATCCATCAAAAGATGTGGATGGATTTCATCCACAAAATATTGGTGAAATGGTTTTAGGAATGGATACATTTTTACCAGCAACACCTAATGGGATTGTTGAGCTTTTGAAAAGGAGTAATATAGAAACCGAAGGTAAAAATTGTGTGGTTGTTGGAAGAAGTAATATTGTAGGAACTCCTATGAGTATCTTGATGAGTAGGAATGTTTTAGGGGGGAATTCTACCGTAACGCTTACGCATAGTAGAACGAAGAATTTAAAGCAACATTGCCAAAATGCTGATATTTTGATTGTGGCACTTGGTAAAGCGGAGTTTATAAAAGAAGATATGGTAAAAGAAGGTGCCGTGGTGATCGATGTGGGTATTCATAGAATCGATGATCCTGAGGCTCCAAGAGGATTTAGACTGAAAGGAGACGTTGAGTTTGCTGGAGTTTCTAAAAAAGTACAAGCAATTACACCAGTACCTGGAGGTGTAGGCCCCATGACGATCGCTTCTTTATTACAGAATACTTTAAAAGCATACCAGAAATTTGCGAACTAA
- a CDS encoding mechanosensitive ion channel: protein METIKQSLDAFITSGIQGAGEWAPKLLGALVALFIGFLIIRLLIKGISRLIHASKMDATLKPFIITTVGLLLKALLFISVASVLGVEMTSFAALLGAVALAIGMAFQGSFGNVASGVMILIFKPFKAGDLIEVNGHLGFVKEVSVFVTFLETFQNKTVIVPNGKITAESIVNFSAKGNVRADIPFAVRYDADQDKAQEIVLNVLKNSPIVLQDPAPSVYVTNLGESSVEFLALPFCTVENYWDVYWGLRGQIKAELGKAGFEAPFKQVVYNQK, encoded by the coding sequence ATGGAAACGATTAAACAATCTTTAGATGCATTTATTACATCTGGAATTCAAGGTGCTGGAGAATGGGCACCAAAACTTTTAGGAGCATTAGTTGCTTTATTTATTGGTTTTCTTATCATACGTCTTTTGATTAAAGGAATTTCGAGGTTAATTCATGCTTCTAAGATGGATGCCACTTTAAAACCATTTATCATTACCACTGTTGGGCTCTTGCTTAAAGCCTTATTATTTATTTCTGTTGCTTCCGTTTTAGGTGTAGAAATGACTTCTTTTGCAGCTTTATTAGGAGCAGTTGCTTTAGCAATTGGAATGGCATTCCAAGGTTCTTTTGGAAATGTAGCTTCTGGGGTAATGATTCTCATATTCAAACCTTTTAAAGCCGGTGATTTAATTGAAGTAAATGGACATTTAGGTTTTGTAAAAGAAGTATCCGTATTTGTTACATTTTTAGAAACTTTTCAAAACAAAACAGTAATTGTACCTAATGGAAAAATCACTGCCGAATCTATTGTGAATTTCTCTGCAAAAGGAAATGTAAGAGCAGATATCCCTTTTGCAGTAAGATATGATGCAGACCAAGACAAAGCTCAAGAAATTGTTTTGAATGTTCTTAAAAACTCACCAATTGTTCTACAAGATCCAGCACCTTCTGTTTATGTAACAAATCTTGGAGAAAGTTCTGTAGAATTTCTTGCTTTACCTTTCTGTACTGTTGAAAATTACTGGGATGTTTATTGGGGATTAAGAGGACAAATAAAAGCTGAGCTTGGAAAAGCTGGGTTTGAAGCTCCGTTTAAGCAAGTGGTTTATAACCAAAAATAA
- a CDS encoding cation-translocating P-type ATPase has protein sequence MASIKKQEFIVEGMTCANCALSVRKTLEAKGLKNVDVRFQDDLVRFDFVENIDLETIKKDIEKSGFKAQIIDENNDIEALKSKRSTHKAVLYFFLTLPFSLLLFSAMFFSKGSWIQNGYVQLVLSIPVLIIGLMNYGKGAIGSIRAGLANMDVLILMGALSAFGYSLYGLFFTQNPGEYMFFETSATIITLVLLGSVIEHYALKKTNTALSELRSFEEDVYTVKTAEGLEEKKTKDIPIGAYVMINQGDAIPCDGRIESGDASLDESMLTGESHAITKGQGDTVKSGSINVHGSFVMRVEAVSKNSTLSRIVEMMESAEVQRAPIQHLADQVSAWFVPIVASISVLGFFLNYFLFDISLQASVLRSIAVLVISCPCALGLATPTAVVVGIGKAIKKGVLFRSAQALEHFAKVKKIFLDKTGTLTKGSFVVDEIKIFGEESALKVRSVIDALESHSSHPIAKSIRNSLIDHEKEIIELNDIEEQAGFGILGKDPEGNIWKLGSYRWLPEQNKAQDFHLFLIKNQVHIASVKLSDEVKEDTQETLKYFEKSGINLSIISGDKQEKVDELSIEFGIEAKGELLPDEKLLLIQKASQNAHTAMVGDGINDAPALKKADIGVSFTHANDITQHQADILLLNPDKIGQLKEAHRISYLTYQTIKQNLFWAFSYNLVAIPMALLGFVDPMYAALFMAFSDVVVVGNSLWLKTKK, from the coding sequence ATGGCTAGTATAAAAAAACAAGAGTTTATTGTAGAAGGAATGACCTGTGCAAATTGTGCACTTTCTGTAAGAAAAACACTTGAAGCTAAGGGGCTCAAAAACGTTGATGTAAGATTTCAAGACGATTTAGTGCGTTTTGATTTTGTGGAGAATATTGACCTAGAAACCATTAAAAAAGACATTGAAAAATCGGGTTTTAAAGCACAAATTATTGATGAAAATAACGATATTGAAGCACTAAAAAGCAAAAGAAGCACCCATAAAGCAGTCTTGTATTTCTTTTTGACTTTGCCCTTTTCTTTATTATTGTTTTCAGCAATGTTTTTTTCTAAAGGAAGCTGGATACAAAATGGTTATGTTCAGCTAGTGTTGTCTATTCCTGTTTTGATTATCGGGCTGATGAATTACGGAAAAGGTGCAATAGGTTCTATCCGTGCAGGATTAGCCAATATGGATGTTCTGATTCTTATGGGGGCTCTATCGGCCTTTGGGTACAGCTTATACGGGTTGTTTTTTACTCAAAACCCTGGCGAATATATGTTCTTTGAAACTTCGGCAACCATAATTACTTTGGTTCTTTTGGGTTCTGTGATCGAGCATTATGCCCTCAAAAAAACCAATACAGCTTTGAGTGAGCTAAGAAGTTTTGAAGAGGATGTTTACACCGTAAAAACAGCCGAAGGATTAGAAGAAAAGAAAACAAAAGATATTCCCATTGGTGCTTATGTAATGATTAATCAAGGTGACGCAATTCCTTGCGATGGAAGGATAGAGTCTGGAGACGCTTCTCTTGATGAATCTATGCTTACTGGTGAATCTCATGCGATAACAAAAGGACAAGGAGATACCGTAAAAAGTGGATCTATTAATGTTCATGGAAGTTTTGTGATGCGTGTTGAAGCAGTCTCAAAAAACAGTACACTTTCTAGAATTGTAGAAATGATGGAGTCAGCGGAAGTTCAAAGAGCGCCCATTCAGCATTTGGCGGATCAAGTGAGTGCTTGGTTTGTACCTATTGTTGCGAGTATTTCTGTATTAGGTTTTTTCTTAAACTATTTCCTTTTTGATATTAGTTTACAAGCTTCGGTACTCAGAAGTATTGCCGTTTTAGTAATCTCTTGTCCTTGTGCATTAGGCTTAGCAACGCCTACAGCGGTAGTCGTGGGAATTGGAAAAGCAATTAAAAAAGGAGTTTTGTTTCGATCTGCTCAAGCTTTAGAGCATTTTGCAAAAGTGAAAAAAATATTTTTAGATAAAACAGGAACGCTCACCAAAGGATCATTTGTGGTGGATGAAATTAAAATATTTGGAGAGGAATCTGCCCTAAAAGTGCGAAGTGTTATAGATGCATTAGAATCCCATTCTTCCCATCCTATCGCTAAATCAATAAGAAATTCTTTAATAGATCATGAAAAAGAAATAATAGAATTAAATGATATTGAAGAGCAAGCGGGTTTCGGAATACTTGGTAAAGATCCTGAGGGCAATATTTGGAAATTAGGTTCTTATAGATGGTTGCCTGAGCAAAATAAAGCTCAAGACTTTCATCTATTTTTGATTAAAAATCAAGTGCATATTGCTTCTGTAAAATTGAGTGACGAGGTAAAAGAAGATACCCAAGAAACTTTAAAATATTTTGAGAAAAGTGGAATTAATTTGTCAATTATCAGCGGAGATAAACAGGAAAAAGTAGATGAATTATCCATTGAATTCGGAATAGAAGCAAAGGGCGAATTATTGCCAGATGAAAAACTTTTGCTTATTCAAAAAGCATCTCAAAACGCACATACAGCTATGGTAGGAGATGGAATAAATGATGCACCCGCTTTGAAAAAAGCTGACATAGGTGTTTCTTTTACTCATGCCAATGATATTACCCAGCACCAAGCAGATATTCTCTTGTTGAATCCTGATAAAATCGGTCAATTAAAAGAGGCACATCGAATTTCTTACCTTACTTATCAAACAATTAAGCAAAATCTATTTTGGGCATTTTCTTATAATTTGGTTGCCATTCCCATGGCACTTCTAGGATTTGTAGATCCAATGTATGCTGCATTGTTTATGGCATTTTCTGATGTCGTAGTAGTGGGGAATTCACTTTGGTTAAAAACAAAAAAATAG
- a CDS encoding DUF1801 domain-containing protein, whose product MNAVEEYYHNLSENYRATYLYIRELIKKRIPEFDEAKKYGVPFFCLNGKNVIYLYKNEKKQAFYLGFMQGENYDHPRLVFEGRKWVKVFHFDPKGDFPEEEFLEILETVKKHHQL is encoded by the coding sequence ATGAATGCTGTAGAGGAATATTACCACAATCTTTCGGAGAATTACCGTGCTACTTATTTGTATATCCGAGAATTGATCAAAAAGCGTATTCCAGAATTTGATGAAGCGAAAAAGTATGGAGTTCCTTTTTTTTGTCTGAATGGAAAAAACGTAATTTATCTATATAAAAATGAAAAAAAGCAAGCATTTTATTTAGGTTTTATGCAAGGTGAAAATTATGATCACCCTAGATTAGTTTTTGAAGGAAGAAAATGGGTGAAAGTATTTCATTTTGACCCCAAGGGCGATTTTCCCGAAGAAGAATTTTTGGAAATATTAGAAACTGTAAAAAAACACCATCAGTTGTGA
- a CDS encoding M1 family metallopeptidase — protein MNKNTITFFLILSMFLSLKTSVYGQENILLATPNKERLAYNVHHYELDLQVSFEEKKLKGHVTVYFELNNETEKLSVDLHKNLSINRIIWSGQSLPFKRIHRQVMITFPEMLKKGSNSQFTIYYEGSPLEAKNPPWSGGFTWYQDTQANPWLGVSCQGDGASTWWPNKDLLSDEADSVTFSCTYPDSLFFVSNGNLYADSILANGWRKTTWKTHHPINNYNITMNIGNYTHFSDTFQSVDGAVIDLDYYVLKNHLKKAKKQFTQVKPMLRSFEKYFGAYPFPKDGYALVETPYLGMEHQSAIAYGNQYKKGYLGAYPKEIDFDFIIIHESGHEWWGNSVSMKDRADMWIHESFCTYSEALYVEDLYGYESMLDYLAYQRKRITHDAPLQGVPHTHKSGHHTDIYFKGTWVLHTLRNIVADDRLWLQTIKKLSLKFRHQIVTGEEVKDFLEQSLDKELDVFFKVYLDQKEIPRVFIKRKRRKDLIYLEGLGNLKIPIEIGNRKYILSKNKIKIPKKHREEFQNYLFRHFLFDINLK, from the coding sequence GTGAATAAAAATACCATCACATTTTTTTTGATCTTATCGATGTTTTTAAGTTTGAAAACCTCTGTTTATGGACAAGAAAATATTCTTTTGGCAACGCCAAACAAAGAAAGATTAGCCTATAATGTTCATCATTATGAACTAGATTTACAAGTAAGTTTTGAGGAGAAAAAGCTGAAAGGGCATGTCACAGTTTATTTTGAACTTAATAATGAAACGGAAAAACTTTCTGTTGACTTACACAAAAATTTATCTATAAATAGAATTATTTGGAGTGGGCAGTCACTTCCTTTCAAAAGAATTCATAGACAAGTGATGATCACTTTTCCTGAAATGTTAAAAAAAGGAAGTAATAGTCAGTTTACAATATATTATGAAGGGAGTCCTCTTGAAGCAAAAAATCCCCCTTGGAGCGGCGGTTTTACATGGTATCAAGATACGCAAGCAAATCCTTGGTTAGGGGTTTCTTGTCAAGGTGATGGTGCCAGTACTTGGTGGCCAAATAAAGATTTGTTGTCAGATGAAGCAGATAGTGTAACATTTTCTTGCACTTACCCTGATTCATTATTTTTTGTGAGCAATGGAAACCTTTATGCGGATTCTATTTTAGCAAACGGGTGGCGTAAAACAACTTGGAAAACACATCATCCCATCAATAATTATAATATCACTATGAATATTGGAAATTATACCCATTTTTCTGATACTTTTCAAAGTGTAGATGGAGCTGTTATTGATTTAGATTATTATGTTTTAAAAAATCATCTTAAAAAAGCCAAAAAGCAATTCACACAAGTGAAACCCATGCTTCGTAGTTTCGAAAAATATTTCGGAGCGTATCCTTTTCCAAAAGACGGTTATGCCTTGGTAGAAACACCTTATTTAGGTATGGAACACCAGTCTGCAATCGCTTATGGAAATCAATACAAAAAGGGGTATTTAGGAGCTTACCCAAAGGAAATAGATTTTGATTTTATCATTATTCATGAAAGTGGTCATGAGTGGTGGGGAAACTCTGTGAGCATGAAAGATCGTGCAGATATGTGGATTCACGAAAGTTTTTGTACGTATTCAGAAGCTTTGTATGTGGAGGATTTGTATGGTTATGAGTCGATGTTAGATTATTTAGCTTATCAAAGAAAAAGAATTACTCACGATGCTCCTCTGCAAGGAGTTCCTCATACTCATAAAAGTGGTCACCACACTGATATCTATTTTAAAGGAACTTGGGTGTTGCATACTTTGAGAAATATCGTGGCTGATGATAGACTTTGGTTACAAACCATTAAAAAATTATCACTTAAATTTCGCCATCAAATTGTAACAGGAGAAGAAGTAAAAGATTTTTTGGAACAATCTCTTGATAAAGAGTTGGATGTATTTTTTAAGGTCTATTTAGATCAAAAAGAAATCCCCCGAGTGTTTATCAAAAGAAAGCGAAGAAAGGATCTTATTTATCTGGAAGGATTAGGTAATCTTAAAATTCCTATCGAAATTGGCAATCGAAAATATATTTTGAGCAAAAACAAGATAAAAATTCCCAAAAAACATCGGGAAGAATTTCAAAATTATCTTTTTAGACACTTTCTGTTTGATATCAATCTAAAATAA
- a CDS encoding OsmC family protein — protein sequence MITTKTTTKDQYKTDTAVRDYNLQMDNSPANNGGNYGASPKEHLTAALGGCTTMTLKMYIERKGWEVGSITADTSFEMKEDRSTAFHIHISIEGDFDEKQQKRLKAIAPKCPVHKLLAGNSEITVSWDF from the coding sequence ATGATTACTACAAAAACAACAACAAAAGATCAGTACAAAACTGATACAGCGGTAAGAGATTATAATCTCCAAATGGATAATTCACCTGCAAATAATGGAGGGAATTATGGAGCAAGTCCAAAAGAGCATTTAACTGCAGCATTGGGTGGTTGTACAACGATGACGCTCAAAATGTATATTGAGAGAAAAGGATGGGAAGTAGGAAGTATTACTGCCGACACCAGTTTTGAAATGAAAGAAGATCGTTCAACAGCTTTTCATATTCATATTTCTATTGAGGGTGATTTTGATGAGAAACAGCAAAAAAGATTAAAAGCAATAGCGCCAAAATGTCCTGTACATAAATTATTGGCAGGAAACAGTGAAATTACCGTTTCTTGGGATTTTTAA